From Mucilaginibacter rubeus, a single genomic window includes:
- a CDS encoding phosphatase PAP2 family protein yields MKKISPLKFLVVLIHVQGLLTCFTNKAFAQADSAKITVNSPAFIPPAVQRWDDRVMIDLQNHRTPGQTGFFMFLSKNVLYGDIGIPAGLLVGGIVSNNKEMRQNAGYVASGTAVSYGFMLLIKHLVKRPRPFIQNINITPVYRAGGTSFPSGHTSSSFATATALSAAYPKWYVIAPSFFWAGATSYSRMYLGVHYPTDVAAGLTLGVGSAAAMSFLRK; encoded by the coding sequence ATGAAAAAAATCTCCCCGCTTAAATTCCTGGTAGTTTTAATTCATGTGCAGGGTTTATTAACTTGTTTTACAAACAAGGCCTTCGCACAGGCCGATTCGGCAAAGATCACTGTGAATAGTCCGGCATTTATTCCTCCGGCTGTTCAACGCTGGGACGATCGTGTGATGATCGATCTGCAAAATCATCGCACCCCTGGTCAAACCGGCTTTTTTATGTTCCTCAGCAAAAATGTTTTGTATGGCGATATTGGCATTCCGGCCGGTTTGTTGGTAGGCGGAATTGTAAGTAACAATAAAGAAATGCGACAGAATGCGGGCTATGTAGCCAGCGGCACTGCGGTATCATACGGTTTTATGCTACTGATAAAACATTTGGTAAAACGACCGCGACCATTTATCCAGAATATCAATATTACACCGGTTTACCGGGCAGGCGGTACTTCATTCCCTTCAGGACATACTTCATCAAGTTTTGCCACGGCTACCGCCTTATCGGCTGCTTACCCTAAATGGTACGTGATAGCGCCATCCTTCTTTTGGGCAGGGGCTACCAGCTATTCAAGAATGTACCTCGGCGTTCATTATCCAACAGATGTAGCCGCGGGTTTAACATTGGGTGTGGGTAGCGCGGCGGCAATGTCTTTTTTGAGGAAATAA
- a CDS encoding isochorismatase family protein, with protein sequence MITTIDQNAALVLIDLQKYIVQLQCAHPMDGILQKSAQLVEAFRKAGKPIVIVHVEPISGSFKTRRDAKSPAMAELPADWNEIAPEIKTEPTDIFIIKKTWGAFYNTALHEELQKRGVTQIVLAGVATSIGVEGTARSANDYAYNIAFASDAMTDMFAEAHDHSFKYIFPRIGEVGTTAEIIEKLG encoded by the coding sequence ATGATAACTACAATTGATCAAAATGCAGCATTGGTATTGATAGATTTGCAAAAGTACATCGTGCAGTTGCAATGCGCTCATCCGATGGACGGTATCCTTCAAAAATCGGCCCAATTGGTTGAAGCTTTCCGCAAAGCCGGTAAACCTATCGTTATTGTTCACGTTGAACCAATCAGCGGTTCATTTAAAACAAGGCGCGATGCCAAAAGTCCCGCTATGGCCGAACTTCCCGCCGACTGGAATGAAATCGCTCCCGAAATAAAAACTGAGCCAACTGATATTTTCATTATCAAGAAAACATGGGGCGCTTTTTATAATACAGCCCTGCATGAGGAGTTGCAGAAAAGAGGCGTCACCCAGATAGTACTGGCCGGTGTAGCAACAAGCATTGGTGTTGAAGGTACCGCGCGTTCGGCTAATGACTATGCCTACAACATTGCCTTTGCAAGCGATGCCATGACCGATATGTTTGCCGAAGCGCATGACCACAGCTTCAAATATATTTTCCCGAGGATTGGCGAGGTAGGTACTACTGCCGAGATCATTGAGAAATTGGGATAA
- a CDS encoding MFS transporter has product MSKITTFNAFKSRNYRLYFGGQSVSLLGTWMQKTAVSWVIYSQTHSKFMLGLTLFASLFPSFLFSFIGGVVSDRYNRFKVLLFTQVASMVQAVLLTLLVYFGYYSIWAILALTAMLGLINAFDVPARQSLVYEMVDDKSDLPNALALNSSMVNLSRLIGPGIAGLIIEKFGDSVCFGANAVSFIAVIGSLLMMRLPKFAPKPHGKNVLADLKDGFEYIQNTPTIKFMLLMLATVSLFVLPFSTLIPVYAKDIFKGTASTFGVIDSVIGLGAFGGGIFLASLSAGTDLKRILAINTLIFGVGLIVFSHMHNYPVALFFAAFIGFGMMSQVTIGNTIIQTTASPEMRGRVISYYAMSFFGMQPLGGLLIGAVSQKIGVPDTVMAEGMVALLLGIIHFSFLRRSRLKKAAAAAALQQQPTEVIP; this is encoded by the coding sequence ATGAGCAAGATAACTACATTCAACGCTTTTAAAAGCCGCAACTACCGGTTGTATTTCGGCGGGCAATCGGTTTCGTTATTGGGTACCTGGATGCAGAAAACTGCTGTAAGCTGGGTGATCTATTCGCAAACACACTCCAAGTTTATGCTGGGGCTAACCTTGTTCGCCAGCCTTTTTCCATCATTCCTGTTTTCGTTTATCGGGGGCGTAGTATCCGATAGGTACAACCGTTTTAAAGTGCTGTTATTTACGCAGGTAGCCTCAATGGTGCAGGCTGTTCTGCTTACATTGCTGGTGTATTTCGGCTATTATTCGATTTGGGCAATTCTGGCTTTAACCGCTATGTTGGGGCTCATTAACGCGTTTGATGTGCCTGCACGGCAATCGCTGGTTTACGAGATGGTTGATGATAAATCCGATCTGCCTAATGCACTTGCGCTTAATTCATCTATGGTAAACCTGTCGCGCCTGATAGGGCCGGGCATTGCAGGTTTGATCATCGAAAAATTTGGCGATTCGGTTTGTTTCGGGGCTAACGCGGTAAGCTTTATAGCGGTAATTGGCTCGTTGCTGATGATGCGCCTGCCCAAATTTGCTCCCAAGCCACACGGTAAAAATGTACTTGCCGATCTGAAAGATGGTTTCGAATACATCCAAAACACACCCACCATTAAGTTTATGCTGCTGATGCTTGCTACGGTAAGCTTATTCGTGTTGCCTTTTAGTACACTGATCCCGGTTTACGCTAAGGATATTTTTAAAGGCACGGCATCAACCTTTGGGGTGATAGACAGCGTGATAGGGCTCGGCGCTTTTGGCGGCGGGATCTTCCTGGCCTCGTTGAGTGCCGGCACCGATCTGAAAAGGATCCTCGCTATTAATACGCTGATATTTGGAGTAGGGTTGATCGTGTTTTCGCACATGCATAATTACCCGGTAGCATTGTTCTTCGCAGCTTTTATCGGTTTCGGCATGATGTCGCAGGTTACCATTGGCAATACCATTATTCAAACTACCGCCAGTCCTGAAATGCGCGGCAGGGTGATCAGTTACTACGCCATGTCCTTTTTTGGGATGCAGCCGCTTGGCGGTTTACTTATTGGCGCGGTATCGCAAAAAATAGGTGTACCAGATACAGTAATGGCCGAAGGCATGGTGGCACTCCTGTTAGGTATTATACACTTTAGCTTTTTAAGACGGAGCCGGCTGAAAAAGGCAGCCGCAGCGGCTGCTTTGCAGCAGCAACCTACAGAAGTTATTCCTTAA
- a CDS encoding MarR family winged helix-turn-helix transcriptional regulator — translation MSDEKEIQLASELRFIIGRLSKKIRKTSATAEKLSLTERSTLALIFQYEEILPNELAAMEKITTQSMSQILSNLLNLGLVKRRISELDKRKVIISLSEEGISLIHKSRSEKDEWLNRALEATCTAEEQEILKKALAPLAKLLNFD, via the coding sequence ATGAGCGACGAAAAAGAGATCCAGCTGGCTTCCGAATTGAGGTTTATCATAGGCAGGCTCAGCAAAAAGATCAGGAAGACTTCGGCAACCGCCGAGAAACTTTCCCTGACCGAGCGATCGACCCTGGCCTTGATATTTCAATATGAAGAGATACTGCCTAATGAACTGGCAGCTATGGAAAAGATCACCACACAATCCATGTCGCAGATATTGAGCAACCTGCTTAACCTTGGGCTTGTCAAAAGGCGCATCTCTGAACTGGATAAACGTAAGGTGATCATCTCGCTTTCGGAAGAAGGGATCAGCCTAATTCATAAATCAAGAAGCGAAAAAGACGAGTGGCTTAACCGGGCCCTTGAGGCCACCTGTACTGCCGAAGAGCAGGAGATATTGAAGAAAGCGCTGGCCCCGCTGGCCAAATTGTTGAATTTTGATTGA
- a CDS encoding glycoside hydrolase family 25 protein, whose product MPAPEKKTTSVRKKAPARKKPVVKTKQQSGFSTSWIVAIGALLLILLSPFYYGYILKFGSATWRWIMDAGEDTHYRKYKDFAIHIPDGYSVYGVDVSSYQGRINWKQVKAMREGDVHVSFAFIKATEGVLSVDPYFQRNWREAPKAGIMCGAYHFFLPQKSGVWQAKFFLQTVKTEKGDLPMVVDIERLYRTSPEKMREQLESFIKTIETRTGIKPIIYTNLKFYQDYLEGYFDGYTLWIAHYYQPKLLVSNKTNWKFWQHSDKAHVNGINHVVDFNVFKGDSTEFEKLLVP is encoded by the coding sequence GTGCCTGCTCCTGAAAAGAAAACAACATCTGTAAGAAAGAAAGCGCCTGCCCGTAAAAAACCGGTAGTCAAAACAAAACAACAGTCTGGCTTTTCCACATCATGGATAGTGGCAATCGGTGCTTTACTGCTCATCCTGCTCTCCCCTTTTTATTACGGCTATATTTTAAAATTCGGCAGCGCCACCTGGCGGTGGATCATGGATGCCGGAGAGGATACGCATTACCGTAAATACAAGGACTTTGCTATTCATATTCCCGACGGATACTCGGTGTATGGCGTTGATGTATCATCGTACCAGGGCCGTATAAACTGGAAACAGGTAAAAGCCATGCGTGAGGGCGACGTACATGTAAGCTTTGCATTTATAAAAGCTACCGAAGGTGTGTTAAGTGTCGACCCATATTTTCAGCGCAACTGGCGAGAGGCACCAAAAGCGGGTATTATGTGCGGCGCTTATCATTTTTTTCTTCCGCAAAAAAGCGGCGTATGGCAAGCCAAGTTTTTTTTGCAAACGGTAAAAACCGAAAAAGGCGACCTCCCTATGGTGGTTGATATAGAGCGGCTATATCGAACCAGTCCCGAAAAAATGAGGGAACAATTAGAGAGTTTTATCAAAACCATTGAAACCCGTACAGGCATCAAGCCTATTATATACACTAACCTTAAGTTTTACCAGGATTACCTGGAAGGTTATTTTGATGGTTATACGCTTTGGATAGCGCATTATTATCAACCTAAATTGCTTGTATCAAACAAAACCAACTGGAAATTTTGGCAGCACTCAGATAAGGCCCACGTTAATGGCATTAACCACGTGGTGGATTTCAATGTTTTTAAAGGTGATAGTACGGAATTTGAAAAATTACTGGTACCGTAG
- a CDS encoding DoxX family protein yields the protein MKATKIFYWILTAIVALMMVFSSYAYLTKPEMTTAFHHLGFPDYFRIELAIAKLIGAVVLLVPVPAKVKEWAYAGFTFVFVSAFIAHTVSGDPVANRVMPLVFLVILGGSYFLYRKQRQ from the coding sequence ATGAAAGCAACTAAGATTTTTTACTGGATACTGACCGCAATAGTAGCCTTGATGATGGTATTTTCATCATACGCATACTTAACCAAACCTGAAATGACCACCGCGTTTCATCATTTAGGTTTTCCGGATTATTTCAGGATTGAACTGGCAATAGCCAAACTTATTGGAGCCGTGGTATTATTAGTACCCGTACCGGCAAAGGTGAAAGAGTGGGCCTATGCTGGATTTACTTTTGTATTTGTTTCAGCTTTTATAGCGCACACGGTTTCAGGTGATCCGGTAGCAAACCGTGTTATGCCATTGGTGTTTTTGGTGATTTTGGGAGGGTCGTATTTCCTTTATCGTAAGCAGCGGCAATAG
- a CDS encoding winged helix-turn-helix transcriptional regulator: MNNGKVIHNKEACNAAVNAVRDTLYVVNGKWKLLMLVSLMTGPKRFKELQRDLENITPKVLSKELRDLELNGFIKRTVYDTTPVTVIYERTEYANSLSNVINEMREWGLKHREHIKQMSREEAEARKAMVV, from the coding sequence ATGAACAACGGAAAAGTCATTCACAATAAAGAGGCCTGCAACGCCGCGGTAAACGCCGTGCGCGATACACTTTACGTAGTTAACGGCAAATGGAAATTACTAATGCTGGTAAGTTTAATGACCGGTCCTAAACGGTTTAAGGAGCTTCAGCGCGATCTCGAAAACATCACACCCAAGGTACTCTCTAAAGAGCTAAGGGACCTGGAATTGAACGGCTTTATTAAGAGAACAGTTTATGATACTACTCCGGTAACCGTAATTTATGAACGTACGGAATATGCTAATTCATTGAGCAATGTTATAAATGAGATGCGCGAGTGGGGCTTGAAACACCGCGAGCATATAAAACAAATGAGCCGGGAAGAGGCAGAAGCCCGTAAGGCTATGGTTGTTTAA
- a CDS encoding mechanosensitive ion channel family protein, whose product MKIEKFYDQLYIWVIRYAPSFLIGLVVLFIGLWMINLLLKWWQAHMQKKEIDPTIKPFLQSLVGVILRVLLILGVVQIMGIPITLFTALVGAFGVAAGLALSGTLQNFASGVLILLLKPFVVGENIITQGLEGTVTAIQIFYTIVKTFDNRIVIVPNGKLSNEVIINISREGTRRLDIELKFANNIDYNQVKSVIDSAINKSENILESPNRRIGVAGLDPDGYRVGVNVWVHAHGFQDTKLAVQENILQDIKAAGIKIPGL is encoded by the coding sequence ATGAAGATAGAGAAGTTTTATGACCAGCTTTATATATGGGTGATCCGTTATGCACCCAGTTTTTTGATAGGTTTAGTGGTTTTGTTTATAGGTCTTTGGATGATTAACCTGCTGTTAAAATGGTGGCAGGCGCACATGCAAAAAAAGGAAATAGATCCTACCATAAAGCCGTTTTTGCAAAGCCTTGTAGGGGTTATACTCCGTGTGTTGCTGATACTGGGCGTGGTGCAGATCATGGGAATCCCTATAACGCTGTTTACCGCATTGGTTGGCGCTTTTGGTGTAGCTGCAGGTTTAGCACTTTCTGGTACGCTGCAAAATTTTGCCAGCGGGGTGCTTATCCTGTTGCTCAAGCCTTTTGTTGTAGGCGAAAATATCATAACCCAGGGACTTGAAGGAACGGTTACCGCCATCCAGATCTTTTATACCATTGTGAAAACTTTTGATAACCGGATAGTTATTGTTCCTAACGGCAAATTATCAAACGAGGTGATCATTAACATCAGCAGGGAAGGTACCCGAAGGCTGGATATTGAACTGAAGTTTGCCAATAATATAGATTATAACCAGGTAAAGTCGGTTATTGACTCGGCCATTAATAAATCAGAGAATATATTGGAGTCGCCTAACCGCAGGATTGGCGTTGCCGGATTAGATCCGGATGGTTACCGGGTAGGGGTGAACGTATGGGTGCATGCCCATGGTTTTCAGGATACGAAGCTGGCCGTTCAGGAAAACATTTTGCAGGATATCAAAGCGGCAGGAATAAAGATCCCCGGTCTATAA
- a CDS encoding DUF2723 domain-containing protein, whose protein sequence is MNYNKINNLLGWLCFTLASLTYILTLEPSVSFWDCGEFISCAYKLQVSHQPGYPLFAMIGKAFSLLSMGDRTKVAYFTNLGSALASGATIMFLFWSITAFAKKLLAIKDSQLNKTQTLQIMGAGLTGALAFAFTDTFWFSAVETIVFAWSSLCTAVVFWAILKWDAVADEPRADRWLVFIAYIIGLSIGIHLLNLLTIPALVMVYYFRRHKKINIKSGLIAFAISILILAFVQFGIRGYTIALAARFDLFFVNTMGLGFGSGVLFFFLLLIGLLVAGIWYSIRKQKHFLNVGLLCIVFIYFGYSSFVYIPIRASAGTNLNNSHPSDAFTMVEYLNRTQYGETPLLSGPYFDAKITDVTDGTPLYRKGKNKYEVAYNKPNYVYDHTSILPRMWSTEENTTYTQDAQFYRDWLQLSDNATPTFSDNLKWMFSWQMYQMYWRYFMWNFVGRYSDDDMEGQTNMNGIGGNWTSGLFNNTSNTPKFVLNNVTYTPLYALPLIVGLLGMLYHFQKRRKDALVITLLFFFTGLAIVLYVNQPSVQPRERDYSYVGSFYAFAIWIGVGLIALIDLVPKKINPRFATIGAFVLCTIVGPILLASKEWKNHDRSTKMAAHDMAYNYLMSCPKNAILFDLGDNDTYSLWYDQEVENIRPDVRIVNLSLLSADWSVRQMQRKINEAEALPITMNFDKYKLGTRDVIRYNDAKIPGYVDVKDIFDFITSDDKRTRVEYTNGTTENYLPTKNFKLAVNAVDVMKNKVITAEQKGLLTDTIKWKFPPNYITKENLAMIDILAHNDWKRPICFTTSIGQTSMVGLQPYLYQEGFAYRLLPFKTDSSLADQLSKTNSLVMYSNMMTKFKFGNFKTAKYLDQQSTTMFYPQMVSAFSDLSTGLLKDGHPDLALNALHKYEEVMPDINPNFMAAQGKITMADTSYKLDYAKLGNKLIKSVNGYLTDKLDYNYHQLQKDTGRLSPRDVQISMSLLNNMVAITHNSNQMELSGQLLAQLNDYADKFKSILQL, encoded by the coding sequence ATGAACTACAACAAAATCAACAACCTTTTGGGCTGGCTTTGTTTTACCCTTGCATCCCTAACTTATATCCTTACTTTAGAGCCCTCTGTAAGCTTCTGGGATTGCGGCGAATTTATTTCCTGCGCCTATAAACTCCAGGTTTCGCACCAACCCGGATACCCGCTTTTTGCTATGATAGGCAAAGCTTTTTCCCTGCTATCCATGGGCGATAGAACTAAAGTGGCGTACTTCACCAACCTTGGTTCGGCATTGGCCAGCGGCGCTACTATTATGTTTTTATTTTGGAGTATAACCGCATTTGCCAAAAAGCTCCTCGCTATAAAAGATTCCCAACTAAACAAAACCCAAACCTTACAAATAATGGGTGCCGGGTTAACCGGTGCCCTTGCATTCGCCTTTACCGATACCTTTTGGTTTTCGGCGGTTGAAACCATTGTTTTCGCCTGGTCGTCGTTATGCACGGCGGTAGTATTCTGGGCAATTTTAAAATGGGATGCCGTTGCAGATGAGCCAAGAGCCGACAGGTGGCTGGTGTTCATCGCCTATATCATTGGTCTTTCCATAGGCATTCACCTGCTTAACTTATTGACTATACCGGCCCTGGTTATGGTTTACTACTTTCGCAGGCATAAAAAAATCAATATCAAAAGTGGCCTTATCGCATTCGCTATCAGCATCCTGATATTGGCTTTTGTGCAGTTTGGGATAAGGGGATATACCATCGCGCTTGCTGCCCGGTTCGATCTGTTTTTTGTGAACACTATGGGCTTAGGTTTCGGAAGCGGCGTTTTATTCTTCTTTTTATTGCTGATAGGATTGTTGGTAGCCGGTATCTGGTATAGCATTCGCAAGCAAAAACACTTTTTAAATGTGGGCCTGCTTTGCATCGTATTCATTTACTTTGGATACAGCTCATTTGTTTATATCCCTATCCGGGCATCGGCAGGTACTAATCTTAATAATTCGCACCCAAGTGATGCATTTACCATGGTTGAATATCTTAACCGTACGCAATACGGCGAAACACCCTTATTAAGCGGCCCCTACTTTGATGCCAAGATAACCGACGTTACCGATGGTACACCGCTATACCGCAAAGGCAAAAACAAATACGAGGTTGCATATAACAAACCTAATTATGTTTATGATCATACCAGTATTTTGCCCCGCATGTGGTCGACAGAGGAGAATACCACCTATACCCAGGATGCCCAATTTTACCGCGACTGGCTGCAACTGAGTGATAACGCCACTCCTACTTTCTCGGATAATTTAAAGTGGATGTTCAGCTGGCAAATGTACCAGATGTACTGGCGCTATTTTATGTGGAACTTTGTTGGCCGCTACAGTGACGACGACATGGAAGGCCAAACCAATATGAACGGCATTGGCGGCAACTGGACATCGGGTTTATTCAATAACACTTCCAATACACCCAAGTTTGTTTTGAACAATGTTACCTACACTCCACTTTATGCTTTGCCTTTAATTGTTGGTTTATTAGGAATGCTGTATCATTTCCAAAAAAGACGAAAAGATGCACTGGTAATCACATTACTATTCTTTTTCACCGGACTGGCCATTGTGTTGTATGTCAACCAACCGTCGGTACAACCGCGCGAACGTGATTACTCATACGTTGGTTCGTTTTATGCCTTCGCTATTTGGATTGGCGTAGGATTAATCGCGTTGATTGACCTGGTACCTAAAAAGATCAATCCGCGATTCGCAACGATTGGGGCATTTGTACTTTGCACCATCGTTGGCCCTATTTTATTGGCGAGTAAAGAATGGAAAAACCACGATCGTTCAACCAAAATGGCAGCTCATGATATGGCTTACAACTACCTAATGTCGTGTCCCAAAAACGCTATCCTGTTTGATCTGGGCGATAATGATACCTACTCGTTATGGTATGATCAGGAAGTGGAAAATATTCGCCCCGACGTACGCATTGTAAACCTGAGCCTGTTAAGTGCCGATTGGTCGGTAAGGCAGATGCAGCGTAAAATAAACGAGGCCGAAGCCCTGCCTATCACCATGAACTTTGATAAATACAAGTTAGGCACACGCGATGTAATCAGGTATAATGATGCAAAAATACCGGGGTATGTTGATGTGAAAGATATATTTGATTTTATTACCTCAGATGATAAACGCACCCGGGTTGAATATACCAACGGCACTACCGAAAACTATTTACCAACCAAAAACTTCAAGCTTGCGGTTAATGCAGTCGATGTAATGAAAAACAAGGTGATCACGGCTGAGCAAAAAGGGTTATTGACGGATACCATTAAATGGAAATTTCCTCCTAATTACATTACCAAAGAAAACCTTGCTATGATTGACATCCTGGCCCATAACGACTGGAAACGACCAATTTGTTTTACCACCTCTATCGGGCAGACAAGCATGGTTGGGCTACAGCCTTATTTATATCAGGAAGGTTTTGCGTACCGATTGTTGCCATTCAAAACAGATTCATCATTAGCAGATCAGCTTTCAAAAACCAACAGCCTGGTGATGTACAGCAACATGATGACCAAGTTTAAATTCGGTAATTTTAAAACCGCCAAATACCTTGATCAGCAATCAACAACCATGTTTTATCCGCAAATGGTATCAGCTTTCTCGGATCTTTCGACAGGGCTGTTAAAGGACGGGCATCCTGATCTTGCACTTAACGCGCTGCATAAATATGAAGAAGTGATGCCTGATATCAACCCTAATTTTATGGCTGCACAAGGTAAAATTACTATGGCCGACACTTCCTACAAGCTTGACTATGCAAAACTGGGCAACAAGCTAATCAAAAGCGTTAACGGGTACCTTACCGATAAGCTTGACTATAATTACCATCAATTGCAAAAGGATACAGGCCGGTTAAGCCCGCGCGACGTGCAGATCAGCATGTCGTTACTAAACAATATGGTTGCCATTACACATAACAGCAACCAAATGGAGTTAAGTGGTCAGTTATTGGCCCAGCTTAATGATTATGCCGATAAGTTTAAAAGTATTCTCCAGCTCTAA
- a CDS encoding metallophosphoesterase family protein, whose protein sequence is MERRSALKNIGGLLLVPSLALGKTTTLAKPSLRIAHITDVHLKDKFDAPARFTRCLHHLQQQTPKVDMVLNGGDIVFDMNKENIGTINDQWKLVQNIMKNECSLPVHYCLGNHDIWWYEDDKGQAIYGKKYALDKLQLVKPYYSMVKNGWKIIVLDSVHLDIDNTWYIGKLGDEQFNWLSDELKATDANMPVMVMSHIPILTALLMIEDDIVNKWTMLGGDMHTDTAKIINLFYQHPNVKLCLSGHLHMRDKVVYNNVTYLCNGAVSGAWWEGNRRETAPGYGLIDLYADGTFDEKYVNY, encoded by the coding sequence ATGGAAAGAAGATCGGCATTAAAAAATATAGGCGGCCTGCTTTTGGTGCCTTCATTGGCACTTGGCAAAACAACAACATTGGCCAAACCTTCGTTACGGATAGCCCATATTACCGATGTGCACCTGAAAGATAAGTTTGATGCACCCGCGAGGTTTACGAGGTGCCTGCACCATCTGCAACAACAAACACCTAAAGTTGATATGGTATTAAATGGTGGCGATATTGTTTTTGATATGAATAAAGAAAACATCGGCACTATTAACGATCAATGGAAACTGGTGCAAAACATCATGAAAAATGAATGTAGTTTGCCGGTTCATTATTGTTTAGGTAATCATGATATCTGGTGGTATGAGGATGATAAAGGCCAGGCCATCTATGGCAAAAAATATGCTTTAGATAAGCTGCAGCTTGTAAAACCATACTACAGCATGGTTAAAAACGGCTGGAAAATCATTGTGCTTGATAGTGTGCATTTGGATATTGATAATACCTGGTACATAGGCAAACTGGGCGATGAGCAGTTTAACTGGCTTAGCGACGAACTGAAAGCTACCGATGCTAATATGCCGGTGATGGTAATGTCGCACATTCCGATACTTACCGCTTTGCTGATGATTGAAGATGATATTGTAAACAAATGGACTATGCTTGGCGGCGATATGCACACTGATACGGCTAAGATCATTAACCTGTTTTATCAGCACCCTAACGTGAAGTTATGCCTGAGCGGGCACCTGCACATGCGCGATAAAGTGGTTTATAATAATGTTACTTACCTGTGTAACGGCGCTGTTTCCGGTGCCTGGTGGGAGGGTAACCGCCGCGAAACGGCGCCCGGCTATGGTTTGATTGACCTGTATGCCGATGGTACCTTCGATGAAAAATACGTGAATTACTAA